In Streptomyces sp. NBC_01381, a genomic segment contains:
- a CDS encoding SDR family oxidoreductase, protein MHDLTGKTVIITGAARGLGAEAARQAVAVGANVVLTDVLDEEGKATAAELGERARFAHHDVTSEEDWQRVAQFAVAEFGGIHGLVNNAGISTGQFLESESVEHFRKVLDINLTGVFIGMKSVIPVMKENGGGSIVNISSAAGLMGLALTAGYGASKWGVRGLTKIGAVELGTARIRVNSVHPGMTYTPMTAELGIEKGEGKYPNTPMGRVGEPHEIAGAMVFLLSDAASYMTGAEIAVDGGWTAGPTVKYVMGQ, encoded by the coding sequence CTGCACGACCTCACCGGCAAGACCGTCATCATCACCGGCGCCGCCCGCGGACTCGGCGCCGAGGCCGCGCGGCAGGCGGTCGCGGTGGGCGCCAACGTCGTCCTGACGGACGTGCTCGACGAGGAGGGCAAGGCCACCGCCGCCGAACTCGGCGAGCGCGCCCGCTTCGCGCACCACGACGTGACGTCCGAGGAGGACTGGCAGCGCGTCGCCCAGTTCGCGGTCGCCGAGTTCGGCGGGATCCACGGGCTCGTGAACAACGCCGGGATATCCACCGGCCAGTTCCTGGAGTCGGAGTCGGTCGAGCACTTCCGCAAGGTCCTCGACATCAACCTCACCGGCGTCTTCATCGGCATGAAGAGCGTCATCCCGGTGATGAAGGAGAACGGGGGCGGGTCGATCGTCAACATCTCCTCCGCCGCCGGGCTCATGGGCCTCGCTCTCACCGCCGGTTACGGCGCCTCCAAGTGGGGCGTGCGCGGCCTCACCAAGATCGGTGCCGTGGAGCTCGGCACCGCGCGGATCCGCGTCAACTCCGTCCACCCGGGCATGACGTACACCCCGATGACGGCCGAGCTCGGCATCGAGAAGGGTGAGGGCAAGTACCCCAACACCCCGATGGGCCGGGTCGGCGAGCCGCACGAGATCGCCGGTGCCATGGTCTTCCTCCTGTCGGACGCCGCCTCGTACATGACGGGCGCCGAGATCGCCGTCGACGGCGGCTGGACCGCGGGACCCACCGTGAAGTACGTCATGGGGCAGTGA
- a CDS encoding DUF202 domain-containing protein: MTDQAAVRDPGLQPERTRLAWRRTTLSSTVAAVLAARAALHDGATMLSVLACALGLLLWLGFLAVAHRRLTDLSATSRPRPLTRRAAATATLCTMALAVCATAMVL, translated from the coding sequence ATGACGGATCAGGCCGCGGTCCGCGATCCGGGGCTGCAGCCGGAGCGCACGCGGCTCGCGTGGCGGCGTACGACGCTGTCCAGCACCGTCGCCGCGGTCCTCGCGGCACGGGCGGCGCTGCACGACGGCGCCACCATGCTGTCCGTCCTGGCCTGCGCCCTCGGCCTGCTGCTCTGGCTCGGCTTCCTCGCGGTGGCGCACCGCAGGCTCACCGATCTGTCCGCCACGAGCAGGCCGCGCCCGCTCACGCGGCGGGCGGCGGCGACGGCGACGCTGTGCACGATGGCGCTCGCGGTGTGCGCGACGGCGATGGTGCTCTGA
- a CDS encoding NUDIX hydrolase has product MTDVTSGQADPRDEILAIVDENDEVVGEAPRGEVYARGLRHRCAFILVRDPEGRVFVHRRTPTKLVFPSHYDVFVGGVVGAGESYDDAALREAQEELGVSGLPQPTPLFKFLYEDGAGHSWWSYVYEVVCDLPVSPQVEEVDWHAFLTEDELERRLGEWEWTPDGLAAFERLREFRAR; this is encoded by the coding sequence ATGACTGACGTGACATCAGGGCAGGCCGACCCCCGCGACGAGATCCTGGCCATCGTCGACGAGAACGACGAGGTCGTCGGCGAGGCCCCGCGCGGTGAGGTGTATGCGCGGGGCCTGCGCCACCGCTGCGCGTTCATCCTCGTGCGGGACCCCGAGGGCCGTGTCTTCGTGCACCGCCGGACACCGACCAAGCTCGTCTTCCCCTCCCATTACGACGTGTTCGTCGGAGGGGTCGTCGGGGCCGGTGAGTCCTACGACGACGCGGCGCTGCGCGAGGCGCAGGAAGAGCTGGGGGTCAGTGGACTCCCGCAGCCCACCCCGCTGTTCAAGTTCCTGTACGAAGACGGCGCGGGGCACTCCTGGTGGTCGTACGTCTACGAGGTGGTCTGCGATCTGCCGGTGAGCCCCCAGGTCGAGGAGGTCGACTGGCACGCCTTCCTCACCGAGGACGAGCTGGAGCGGCGGCTCGGCGAGTGGGAGTGGACGCCGGACGGGCTCGCCGCCTTCGAGCGGCTGCGGGAGTTCCGCGCACGGTAG
- a CDS encoding YidH family protein yields MSNFVQSLRLWFAPERISEEGDTPDYRFSLANERTFLAWLRTALALIGGGFAVDQFLPDLRWGWRIGLALALLAAGVLCSLRALNHWVRCERAMRRGEDLPTSRFPMLLSLAVAVVALAMVVIVLFGWEG; encoded by the coding sequence GTGAGCAACTTCGTACAGAGCCTGCGCCTGTGGTTCGCCCCCGAGCGGATCAGCGAGGAGGGCGACACCCCCGACTACCGCTTCTCGCTTGCCAACGAGCGGACCTTCCTCGCCTGGCTGCGCACCGCGCTCGCCCTGATCGGCGGGGGTTTCGCGGTGGACCAGTTCCTGCCGGACCTGCGCTGGGGATGGCGCATCGGTCTCGCCCTGGCCCTGCTCGCCGCCGGTGTGCTCTGCTCGCTGCGCGCACTCAACCACTGGGTGCGCTGCGAGCGGGCGATGCGGCGGGGCGAGGATCTGCCCACGTCGCGCTTCCCGATGCTGCTGAGCCTGGCCGTCGCGGTGGTGGCGCTCGCCATGGTCGTCATCGTGCTCTTCGGGTGGGAAGGATGA